A region from the Nesterenkonia lacusekhoensis genome encodes:
- the kdsB gene encoding 3-deoxy-manno-octulosonate cytidylyltransferase — MVPSRLGSTRLERKALADICGLPMVIHVLQRVQMSPIVDEVYIATDSEEIKEAVERYGGRAIMTGTHHTTGIERIAEASADMDYDVICLINGDEPALNPDHIQASVEALLDSEAPTSLLASESAKVNSPSDFKVVTNRAGEAMYFSREDIPSPSRSGVANFLKAYHLISFRKGALDTYMSLDKTPMEAIEGHDHLRFLENGHKVQIGVVEHDSFSVDTPENLAEMVEQMKEDPRFSSYRHLASEDASEPVSSAKATWNSSPVVAVVPCRAGSERVKDKNTRPFAGFEGGLLELKLKQLANVAEIDKIVVSTNDPSVVEITEEFRRTSEKPIVINERPDELASSSTPMSRFIQYAAELEEDGTMLMTHVTHPLVTSETFSELIAAWREAEEQGYDSLITATRLHSFLWDEKAQAFNYDDSVERWPRSQDIDPLFEINHAAYLMPFVRMRQVGDRVGTNPRIYEMEQDVAMDIDWKHQFDLLEDIVTAKVSRGITLT; from the coding sequence ATGGTGCCCAGCCGCCTTGGATCGACGCGCTTGGAGCGCAAAGCACTGGCAGATATCTGTGGTCTGCCCATGGTGATCCACGTACTGCAGAGAGTGCAGATGTCGCCCATCGTGGATGAGGTCTACATCGCCACTGACTCCGAGGAGATCAAGGAGGCGGTCGAGCGCTACGGCGGCCGAGCCATCATGACCGGCACACATCACACCACGGGGATCGAGCGGATCGCCGAGGCATCGGCGGACATGGACTATGACGTCATCTGCCTGATCAACGGAGATGAGCCGGCGCTGAACCCGGACCATATCCAAGCCAGCGTCGAAGCGCTGCTGGATTCGGAGGCCCCGACGTCGCTGCTGGCCAGCGAGTCTGCCAAGGTGAACTCGCCCTCTGACTTCAAGGTGGTCACCAACCGGGCGGGGGAGGCCATGTACTTCTCGCGCGAGGACATCCCTTCGCCGTCGCGTTCCGGGGTGGCGAACTTCCTGAAGGCCTACCATCTGATCTCCTTCCGCAAGGGTGCTTTGGACACCTACATGTCGTTGGACAAGACTCCGATGGAAGCGATCGAGGGGCATGACCACCTGCGGTTCCTGGAGAACGGGCATAAGGTCCAGATCGGCGTGGTCGAGCATGATTCCTTCTCCGTGGACACACCGGAAAACTTGGCTGAGATGGTCGAACAGATGAAGGAGGACCCACGGTTCAGCTCGTATAGGCATTTGGCTTCTGAAGACGCGTCAGAGCCGGTGTCGTCCGCGAAGGCCACCTGGAACAGCTCGCCTGTGGTCGCAGTGGTGCCGTGTCGAGCAGGAAGCGAACGCGTCAAGGACAAGAACACCAGGCCTTTCGCAGGGTTCGAAGGGGGCCTGTTGGAGCTCAAGCTCAAGCAGCTGGCAAACGTTGCAGAGATCGACAAGATCGTGGTCTCCACCAATGACCCGTCTGTCGTGGAGATCACGGAGGAGTTCAGGAGGACTTCTGAGAAGCCCATAGTGATCAACGAACGTCCTGATGAGTTGGCCTCTTCCAGCACTCCGATGAGCAGATTCATCCAGTATGCGGCGGAACTCGAAGAAGACGGGACCATGCTGATGACCCATGTGACTCACCCCTTGGTGACATCTGAGACCTTCTCTGAGTTGATCGCGGCCTGGCGTGAGGCCGAGGAGCAGGGCTACGACAGCCTGATCACCGCAACCCGTCTGCACTCCTTCCTATGGGATGAGAAGGCCCAAGCCTTCAACTACGACGATTCCGTGGAGAGATGGCCGCGTAGCCAGGACATTGATCCGCTGTTCGAGATCAACCACGCGGCCTACCTGATGCCTTTCGTGAGGATGCGACAGGTCGGAGATCGTGTGGGGACCAACCCACGGATCTACGAAATGGAACAGGACGTGGCTATGGACATCGATTGGAAGCACCAGTTCGATCTCCTCGAAGACATCGTCACCGCGAAGGTGAGCCGAGGGATCACTCTGACCTGA
- a CDS encoding ATP-grasp fold amidoligase family protein gives METDNNEFAEGIFRDLQDLLNEIHAEQDVDLEKLQEILSHFPEVAREYYELLTEIEIAARRAVSRERMREIYPVITEALGRDGLGHGVMYRAKKHGASLEGVASFRSSVSLMARRRQLSRHFGPETFVTDKLRGEKFARNLGLPTALAYDEVFTAETLPIVPGTVIKPRGELGSRGVFILGEDSSIYDVQKSQYVGDEMQVREIISALVTGEPSEKLRGRGRVGRDEWIVERAIFDSQDESLPARDLKFFVFYGKVAAILEIMRFPEKKYCWWDAYGNQVKTGIYDEYDWVGEGVSEAEIAVASRVSSEIPGPFMRLDFLRGRDGLILGEFSGGVGEYHKFNTHWDHHLGELFLDAEGRLTSDLLTGKKFEDYSEFSDAHYRHYPAIHDQRYILSVKSDLLSAARDVEDFCRANAIRGYVSRFCAGQDELEIVARTGSRRLERLEKHFQELELAGNVAKVKKVPYYGAFPGQLLFQNSVR, from the coding sequence GTGGAAACTGACAATAATGAGTTCGCAGAGGGCATCTTTCGGGACTTGCAGGATTTGTTGAATGAGATCCATGCCGAGCAGGATGTCGACCTTGAGAAACTTCAAGAGATTCTGTCCCATTTTCCGGAAGTGGCAAGAGAGTACTATGAGCTTCTGACTGAAATAGAGATCGCCGCGCGTAGGGCTGTTTCGCGCGAGCGGATGAGGGAGATCTATCCTGTGATCACCGAAGCGCTCGGGCGTGATGGCCTCGGTCATGGTGTGATGTACCGCGCAAAGAAGCATGGGGCTTCGTTAGAAGGCGTGGCATCTTTCCGCTCCTCGGTCTCGCTCATGGCGCGTCGTAGGCAGCTCAGCAGACACTTCGGCCCAGAGACTTTTGTCACTGATAAGTTGCGTGGGGAGAAATTCGCGAGGAACCTCGGGTTGCCGACGGCGTTGGCGTATGACGAGGTGTTTACAGCTGAAACCCTTCCGATTGTCCCGGGTACGGTAATTAAGCCGCGGGGAGAGTTGGGGTCACGTGGAGTTTTCATTTTGGGAGAAGACTCCAGTATCTATGATGTCCAGAAATCGCAGTACGTCGGTGACGAAATGCAGGTGCGCGAAATTATCTCGGCGCTGGTCACTGGTGAGCCCTCGGAGAAGCTAAGGGGCCGAGGGCGTGTAGGCCGTGACGAGTGGATCGTCGAACGCGCCATCTTCGACTCCCAGGATGAGAGTCTCCCTGCGCGGGACCTGAAGTTCTTCGTGTTTTACGGGAAGGTCGCTGCGATCCTTGAGATCATGCGGTTCCCTGAGAAAAAGTACTGTTGGTGGGACGCGTATGGAAACCAAGTGAAGACCGGCATCTACGACGAATACGACTGGGTAGGAGAGGGGGTCAGCGAAGCTGAGATTGCCGTCGCTTCACGTGTCTCTTCTGAGATCCCTGGGCCGTTTATGAGACTCGACTTCCTGCGTGGGCGCGACGGTCTTATTCTTGGTGAATTCAGTGGAGGGGTGGGAGAATATCATAAATTTAACACTCACTGGGATCATCATCTTGGAGAACTCTTCTTGGATGCGGAGGGGCGTTTGACGTCAGATCTGCTGACTGGCAAGAAATTCGAAGATTATAGCGAGTTCTCTGACGCTCACTACCGGCATTACCCAGCTATTCATGACCAGCGATATATTCTGTCCGTGAAATCGGATCTCCTTTCAGCGGCACGAGACGTTGAAGATTTCTGTCGAGCCAATGCGATTCGAGGATACGTCTCACGTTTCTGTGCGGGGCAGGACGAACTTGAAATTGTGGCGCGCACCGGTTCGCGTCGGCTGGAACGACTCGAAAAACACTTTCAGGAGCTGGAGTTGGCTGGGAATGTAGCTAAGGTGAAGAAGGTGCCTTATTACGGGGCCTTCCCTGGGCAGTTGCTCTTTCAAAACTCTGTGAGGTAG
- a CDS encoding polysaccharide pyruvyl transferase family protein → MKTRRQDRQKKQAYFLHGDSGNVKSSIDEVQQHKVGVLGDKRRKRVFNHAAREAMAEKDLDSADFFSKKVFELAPDDPRPFHQYTSFLIKTKQWAKLAAQVQARRNDPYYGEVAERAEFLGVLARREWEEADRLVAEAIRTKSPNADMMKSRKVRAELDKRALERGITLDQRVKLWWMETPYPGNFGDAINPYIVEGLTGIPPKFSTKPHRTLAIGSIIKFAKPGTKVWGAGNPRQEEKLDPAADYRAVRGPLTRDLVLRNGGHMDEVYGDPAWFLPKIYHPTVKKTHKLGILLHVNHRGAVKNVDPDVKIIDLRRVGPEEIEAFIRELLSCEAVLSTSLHGVIVAHAYGIPVRWCTVSKARKGIPGDGMKFEDYFQSVGRSAPEPLDLSGLERVTSDLAEQCVDNAARPINLKKLADAAPFDVALEL, encoded by the coding sequence GTGAAGACCCGGCGCCAGGACCGGCAGAAGAAGCAGGCATATTTCCTGCACGGTGACTCCGGCAATGTGAAGTCCTCTATCGATGAGGTCCAGCAGCACAAGGTCGGTGTCCTGGGGGACAAGCGCCGCAAGCGCGTCTTCAACCATGCGGCTCGAGAGGCTATGGCTGAGAAGGATCTGGACAGTGCGGACTTCTTCTCCAAGAAGGTGTTCGAGCTGGCACCAGATGACCCGCGGCCCTTCCACCAGTACACAAGCTTTCTGATCAAGACCAAACAGTGGGCCAAGTTGGCTGCACAGGTTCAGGCACGACGCAACGATCCCTACTACGGGGAGGTCGCGGAGAGAGCGGAGTTCCTCGGTGTGTTGGCCCGGCGCGAATGGGAGGAGGCTGACCGCCTGGTGGCTGAGGCCATCCGGACGAAGAGCCCGAACGCGGACATGATGAAGAGCCGGAAGGTGCGTGCTGAGCTGGACAAGCGTGCCTTGGAGCGCGGCATCACTTTGGATCAGCGAGTGAAGCTCTGGTGGATGGAGACTCCGTACCCGGGGAACTTCGGGGACGCGATCAATCCCTACATCGTGGAGGGCCTTACCGGGATCCCGCCGAAATTCAGCACAAAGCCCCACCGCACGCTCGCCATCGGCTCGATCATCAAGTTCGCCAAGCCTGGAACGAAGGTGTGGGGTGCGGGTAACCCGCGACAGGAGGAGAAGCTGGACCCTGCCGCCGATTACCGTGCCGTCCGCGGTCCGCTGACCCGAGATCTGGTGCTGCGCAACGGGGGTCACATGGACGAGGTCTATGGAGACCCCGCCTGGTTTCTCCCCAAGATCTATCATCCGACGGTCAAGAAGACTCACAAGCTTGGGATCCTGCTTCATGTGAACCACCGGGGAGCGGTGAAGAATGTGGATCCCGACGTGAAGATCATCGACCTGCGTCGTGTGGGCCCGGAGGAGATCGAAGCATTCATCCGTGAGTTGCTCTCCTGTGAAGCCGTGCTCTCCACGTCTCTGCACGGAGTCATCGTGGCGCACGCCTATGGCATCCCGGTGCGCTGGTGCACCGTCTCCAAGGCCCGCAAGGGCATCCCTGGTGACGGCATGAAGTTTGAGGACTATTTCCAATCGGTGGGGAGGTCTGCGCCGGAGCCGCTGGATCTCAGCGGCCTGGAACGGGTGACGTCGGATCTAGCGGAACAGTGTGTGGACAACGCAGCGAGGCCGATCAACCTCAAGAAGCTCGCCGACGCCGCGCCCTTCGACGTGGCTCTGGAGCTCTGA
- a CDS encoding glycosyltransferase → MADRVVAYAAGDHRIVFPAAVALQSLEDHNPGQYHRVICFDGADLTNEYRQIMDHHGIEFLDARTVPDFTRVKEMPLMQEGRWPAEVFLNWALPEHLATLGWRYSLKFDYDVVCVDAVEAVDQAIEAGTAVAYRRLAPRYKAPSQKIAVAFEEKTGGPFPTSNKINVGVAFFDNQAMQEGNYFDNFLKAYGALMEISPQMNATEQIALAAVSRDFGRRFRSLPASMNRFARPFKSKFEPETDIRIIHYNGNLKPWKPIEERHYRMAERRAEISPLLLREMWLQHAQRVRGFEDYTEQRPIQPLELLRLVKQLESSVEGEKDD, encoded by the coding sequence TTGGCTGACCGTGTGGTGGCGTACGCCGCTGGAGACCACCGGATCGTATTCCCGGCTGCAGTGGCATTGCAGTCGCTTGAGGATCACAACCCCGGTCAGTACCACCGAGTCATATGCTTCGACGGCGCGGACCTGACCAACGAGTACCGGCAGATCATGGACCACCACGGCATCGAGTTCCTGGACGCTCGCACCGTTCCGGACTTCACTCGAGTCAAAGAGATGCCGCTGATGCAGGAGGGTCGCTGGCCCGCCGAGGTCTTTCTGAACTGGGCGCTGCCAGAGCACCTGGCCACCCTGGGTTGGAGGTACTCGCTGAAGTTCGACTATGACGTGGTCTGCGTCGACGCCGTCGAGGCCGTGGATCAGGCTATCGAAGCTGGTACTGCCGTGGCCTACCGCCGTCTGGCACCGCGCTACAAGGCTCCTTCGCAGAAGATCGCGGTCGCGTTCGAAGAGAAGACCGGCGGCCCGTTCCCCACCAGCAACAAGATCAATGTGGGTGTGGCCTTCTTCGACAATCAGGCCATGCAGGAGGGGAACTACTTCGACAACTTCCTGAAGGCCTACGGCGCCCTGATGGAGATCTCCCCGCAGATGAACGCCACCGAGCAGATCGCCCTGGCCGCGGTCTCCCGCGACTTCGGTCGGCGATTCCGATCACTGCCGGCCTCGATGAACCGGTTCGCTCGGCCCTTCAAATCGAAGTTCGAGCCTGAGACAGACATTCGCATCATCCACTACAACGGCAATCTCAAACCGTGGAAGCCCATCGAGGAGCGCCACTACAGGATGGCCGAACGCCGCGCCGAGATCTCCCCGCTGCTGCTGCGCGAGATGTGGCTGCAGCATGCCCAGCGCGTGCGCGGGTTCGAGGACTACACCGAGCAGCGCCCCATCCAGCCTTTGGAGCTGTTGCGACTCGTCAAGCAGCTTGAGAGCTCCGTGGAAGGCGAGAAGGATGACTGA